From one Balnearium lithotrophicum genomic stretch:
- a CDS encoding response regulator transcription factor encodes MVEVLLVEDDEVIGEMVKERLEDNGYYVDWVTDGKEAYDKLKERKYDVVILDLMIPGIEGIELCRRIRKETINFDTPVIMLTALGDEDTKVKGLTTGADDYITKPFSIKELLARIEAVLRRTGKGKKDILEFEGIVENKRSKSVTVDGKPIQLTKTELQLLEFFLEHPEELFSREELLEKIWGADHDETTRTVDVYISRLRKKLGEKGKYLKTLPRLGYKLTKEV; translated from the coding sequence ATGGTTGAAGTTCTCTTGGTTGAGGACGATGAAGTAATCGGAGAAATGGTAAAGGAAAGGCTTGAGGATAACGGGTACTACGTTGACTGGGTTACAGACGGAAAGGAAGCTTACGATAAGTTGAAGGAGAGAAAGTACGACGTTGTTATTTTGGACCTCATGATACCGGGAATTGAAGGAATAGAGCTCTGTAGGAGAATAAGGAAGGAAACGATTAACTTTGATACACCAGTAATAATGTTAACAGCCTTAGGAGATGAGGATACGAAGGTTAAAGGATTAACGACGGGGGCGGACGACTACATAACAAAGCCGTTTAGCATAAAGGAACTCCTTGCAAGAATTGAGGCAGTTTTAAGGAGAACGGGAAAGGGAAAGAAGGACATTTTGGAGTTTGAGGGAATTGTTGAAAATAAGCGTTCAAAGTCTGTAACTGTTGATGGAAAACCGATTCAGCTAACAAAGACGGAGCTCCAGCTCTTAGAGTTCTTTTTGGAGCATCCCGAGGAACTATTTTCGAGGGAGGAGCTCCTTGAGAAAATCTGGGGTGCAGACCACGATGAAACTACAAGAACTGTTGATGTCTACATAAGCCGTTTGAGAAAGAAGTTGGGAGAGAAGGGAAAATATTTAAAAACCCTTCCAAGGCTCGGGTACAAACTAACAAAAGAAGTTTGA
- a CDS encoding SPOR domain-containing protein → MKTYVLQIIATKSKDEAVRVFESLKKKNLPVRIDKVNDWYKVRIGNFKSYEEAKKFVLKHNLEGKGYISLINYEPRRTVLASNLEKKNLEKKKKLIQTIDNITSESFDKVSNSKETSLKKENSYQSTNYTTLIKKVDYLGNLKAINRESQNKEEKSNGTLHIHKITNLNTKKEGRMNFEVIAVLLVFLIVFLIIIRYLIKKLREKTHIEDETVSHQMEDESIENSEENEKYDEIELKNLETEDSREIQETLQIKNPVEEEKFQETKFTHEKGGILVSYGKLVIGESTSITGDVVSKDSVIVENNSRITGSITAEKYVKLEKNVKTGKILAPIVHTIRDEELPKIPETEVPVSGGLKSNGDLELSDGLLIQGSVEVGGNLKIGKNSKILGNVSAKNVVVDEGTFIYGKISSLQDVEIRNRVIVGSGPGKGGIKAGGRVKLGSSVVILGNIDAKEIVAE, encoded by the coding sequence ATGAAAACGTACGTTTTGCAAATTATAGCTACTAAATCAAAGGATGAAGCTGTAAGGGTTTTTGAGTCGTTAAAGAAGAAGAACTTACCTGTACGTATAGATAAGGTAAATGACTGGTACAAAGTAAGAATTGGAAACTTCAAAAGTTATGAGGAAGCAAAGAAATTTGTTCTAAAACACAATCTTGAAGGAAAGGGATATATAAGCTTAATTAATTACGAACCTCGAAGAACAGTTTTAGCTTCGAACCTGGAAAAGAAGAACCTAGAAAAGAAGAAAAAGCTCATTCAGACAATAGATAATATTACGTCTGAAAGTTTTGATAAAGTTAGTAATAGTAAAGAAACCTCTTTAAAAAAAGAAAACAGTTATCAAAGTACAAATTACACTACTCTGATTAAAAAGGTTGATTATCTCGGTAATTTAAAAGCAATTAATAGAGAAAGTCAAAATAAAGAGGAGAAAAGTAACGGTACTCTTCACATTCATAAAATAACAAATCTGAATACCAAAAAGGAGGGGAGGATGAATTTTGAAGTTATTGCTGTTTTATTAGTCTTTTTAATTGTCTTTCTAATAATTATTAGATATCTAATTAAAAAACTCAGGGAAAAAACTCACATTGAGGATGAAACGGTAAGTCATCAAATGGAAGATGAAAGTATTGAGAATTCTGAAGAAAATGAAAAATATGATGAAATAGAATTAAAAAACTTGGAAACAGAAGATAGCAGGGAAATTCAAGAAACACTTCAAATTAAGAACCCGGTAGAGGAAGAGAAGTTTCAGGAAACAAAATTTACTCACGAAAAAGGAGGAATCTTAGTTTCCTACGGGAAATTAGTTATAGGGGAATCCACTTCTATAACAGGAGATGTAGTATCAAAGGATTCTGTTATTGTAGAGAACAATTCCAGAATAACAGGAAGTATAACCGCAGAAAAGTACGTAAAACTTGAAAAGAATGTTAAAACAGGAAAAATATTGGCTCCTATTGTTCATACCATAAGGGACGAGGAGCTCCCTAAAATTCCAGAAACTGAAGTTCCCGTATCTGGTGGTTTGAAGAGTAATGGAGACTTGGAACTTTCCGATGGACTGCTGATTCAAGGAAGTGTGGAGGTTGGTGGTAATCTTAAAATAGGAAAAAATAGCAAAATATTGGGTAACGTTTCTGCAAAGAATGTTGTGGTAGATGAGGGGACATTTATCTACGGGAAAATTTCCTCTCTACAGGACGTAGAAATTAGGAATAGAGTTATTGTTGGAAGTGGACCTGGTAAGGGAGGCATTAAGGCTGGAGGAAGGGTAAAATTGGGAAGTAGCGTAGTTATTTTAGGAAACATTGATGCTAAAGAAATTGTGGCTGAATAG
- the pyrE gene encoding orotate phosphoribosyltransferase yields MLTEEEIKEIFLKADAFLTGHFLLSSGLHSPYYLQCAKVLQYPEYSEVLCRELAERIKELGVDYDFVIAPAIGGIIVSYETARHLKVRGIFAERVDGELTLRRGFEIKPGERAVVVEDVVTTGKSTRETIEVVKSHGGEVVAVGSLVDRSGGKVDFGVPFETLWRLEVPVYQPDECPLCKEGKEPLVKPGSRNIPLK; encoded by the coding sequence ATGCTTACAGAGGAGGAGATAAAGGAAATATTCCTCAAGGCAGATGCCTTTCTGACAGGACACTTCTTGCTGTCAAGTGGCCTTCACAGTCCTTACTACCTTCAGTGTGCAAAGGTTCTTCAGTATCCGGAGTACTCAGAAGTTCTATGTAGGGAGCTTGCCGAGAGGATAAAGGAATTGGGAGTTGACTACGATTTCGTAATAGCTCCTGCCATAGGTGGAATTATTGTTTCCTACGAAACTGCAAGGCACCTAAAGGTGAGAGGAATTTTTGCAGAGAGGGTAGATGGAGAGTTGACGCTGAGAAGGGGATTTGAGATAAAACCGGGAGAGAGGGCTGTTGTTGTTGAGGACGTTGTTACAACGGGAAAGTCAACGAGGGAGACTATTGAAGTCGTTAAATCCCACGGTGGAGAGGTTGTTGCAGTTGGAAGCTTAGTTGACAGGAGCGGTGGAAAGGTGGATTTTGGAGTCCCATTCGAAACCCTTTGGAGGTTGGAGGTTCCTGTATATCAACCTGACGAGTGTCCGCTGTGTAAAGAGGGAAAGGAACCCTTGGTCAAACCGGGAAGTAGAAACATACCCTTAAAGTAG
- the recG gene encoding ATP-dependent DNA helicase RecG, with product MKQTLKRIKELLFLVTRDNFKYFNRVKDPDVVLSKLFKELLPYLDRKRKSWLNRVLKVLENYKGLPEKRKKELLKELHTVFTLKFLPEEIERAREREIPRERIISKREKIERKKTYPIEAFFQEVEKVKGIDKRRLNRLKKLGIERIIDGIYYLPFRYEDRTTVTPMAYLKPNGEFLVKGKVVNVSELQTSKKKKRILKVVLYDRTGSVTLLFLQERVLNYYKSLFKKVKELGREVLAFGTVKRKTSGFEIVHPEVEILDPHKGKLEKLGTILPVYHCAEGIKQTTVRKDIHFLIKKVLPYFPEYLPKEILKKYNFPEAHEAFWRVHFPQDEDVEELQNFKSPSQKRVIFDELFLFQLAIGLYKQKVKKEKGISFPIDEGLIEEFKKVLPFKLTGAQEKVLREIVNDMKSPEPMNRLVQGDVGSGKTVVSAAAAFFAARSGYQTAVMAPTEILANQHFKKFKEFLNPYGIRVGLLTGSLSKKQKETMYKAIKEGYFQVVVGTHALIQEGVEFKNLGLVVIDEQHRFGVKQRAELKKKGRMPDVLVMTATPIPRTLAMTAYGDLDVSVIDELPAGRKPIETKIVFEDERRSLVEFLRKELSKGNRVYIVYPLIEESEKLELKAATEMFHYWNEKLKPYPVGLLHGRMKQEEKDSVMEKFKRGEFSVLVSTTVIEVGVDVPEATVMVIEHAERFGLAQLHQLRGRVGRGDRKSYCFLVTSRGIGEDSVKRLKVLESTNDGFKIAEADFLFRGPGEIFGTRQSGLGDFKVADLRRDYEVLKLARKAAEELVSKNPELEGLDNLRKLLSLRFGKKFDLVGVG from the coding sequence ATGAAACAGACCTTAAAGAGAATTAAAGAGCTCCTATTTTTAGTTACACGGGACAACTTTAAGTACTTTAACAGGGTAAAAGATCCAGATGTAGTCCTATCAAAGCTCTTTAAGGAACTTCTTCCTTACCTTGATAGAAAGAGGAAATCTTGGCTAAACAGGGTTTTAAAGGTTTTAGAAAACTATAAAGGACTGCCTGAAAAGAGGAAAAAGGAGCTATTAAAGGAGCTCCACACAGTCTTTACACTAAAGTTCCTCCCCGAAGAGATTGAAAGGGCAAGGGAAAGGGAAATTCCAAGGGAGAGAATAATATCCAAGAGGGAAAAAATAGAGAGGAAAAAAACCTATCCTATTGAGGCATTCTTTCAGGAAGTAGAAAAAGTAAAGGGAATTGACAAAAGGAGGTTAAACAGGCTTAAGAAGTTAGGAATTGAAAGGATAATAGACGGAATTTACTACCTTCCCTTCAGGTACGAGGACAGGACAACAGTGACTCCGATGGCATATCTAAAGCCAAACGGTGAGTTCTTAGTAAAGGGAAAGGTTGTAAACGTCTCAGAGCTCCAAACCTCCAAAAAGAAGAAGAGAATTCTAAAGGTAGTTCTATACGACAGAACCGGCTCTGTAACACTCCTCTTTCTTCAGGAGAGGGTCTTAAACTACTACAAGAGCCTGTTTAAAAAGGTAAAGGAGTTAGGGAGGGAAGTCCTTGCCTTTGGAACGGTTAAGAGAAAAACCTCTGGATTCGAAATTGTCCATCCGGAGGTTGAGATTCTTGACCCTCATAAGGGAAAGCTTGAAAAGTTGGGAACGATTCTCCCCGTATACCACTGTGCAGAGGGAATAAAGCAGACAACAGTTAGAAAGGACATTCACTTTCTGATAAAGAAGGTCCTTCCCTACTTTCCCGAGTACCTCCCTAAGGAGATTCTCAAAAAGTACAACTTTCCAGAAGCCCACGAGGCATTCTGGAGGGTTCACTTTCCCCAAGATGAAGACGTTGAGGAGCTCCAAAATTTTAAGTCTCCCTCGCAGAAAAGAGTAATTTTTGATGAGCTTTTCCTGTTCCAGCTTGCAATAGGTCTCTACAAACAGAAAGTAAAGAAGGAAAAGGGTATCTCTTTTCCAATAGATGAGGGACTGATAGAGGAGTTTAAAAAGGTTCTTCCGTTTAAGTTAACGGGAGCCCAAGAGAAGGTTTTAAGGGAAATTGTTAACGATATGAAAAGCCCTGAGCCGATGAACAGGCTCGTCCAGGGAGATGTTGGAAGTGGAAAGACCGTTGTTTCTGCAGCTGCAGCCTTTTTTGCTGCAAGGAGTGGCTATCAAACTGCTGTTATGGCCCCAACGGAAATTTTAGCAAATCAGCACTTTAAAAAGTTCAAGGAGTTTCTAAACCCCTACGGGATAAGGGTTGGTCTTCTAACTGGAAGCCTTTCAAAGAAGCAGAAAGAAACAATGTACAAGGCAATAAAGGAAGGTTATTTTCAGGTTGTTGTTGGAACTCATGCCCTCATTCAAGAGGGTGTTGAATTTAAGAACTTAGGACTTGTAGTTATAGACGAACAGCACAGGTTTGGCGTTAAACAGAGGGCAGAGCTTAAGAAAAAGGGAAGGATGCCCGACGTTTTGGTTATGACGGCAACACCGATTCCGAGAACCCTTGCAATGACTGCCTACGGGGACCTTGATGTTTCTGTAATAGACGAGCTTCCGGCGGGAAGGAAGCCGATAGAGACGAAAATTGTCTTTGAGGATGAGAGGAGAAGTTTGGTTGAGTTCTTAAGGAAGGAGCTTTCAAAGGGAAACAGGGTTTACATAGTCTATCCACTCATTGAGGAATCGGAGAAGTTGGAACTAAAGGCTGCAACTGAGATGTTTCACTACTGGAACGAGAAGCTAAAGCCCTATCCTGTGGGACTTCTCCACGGCAGGATGAAGCAGGAGGAGAAGGACAGCGTAATGGAGAAGTTCAAGAGGGGTGAGTTTTCCGTCTTGGTTTCAACAACTGTAATTGAAGTTGGAGTTGACGTTCCAGAAGCTACAGTTATGGTAATCGAACATGCCGAGAGGTTTGGACTTGCTCAACTCCACCAGCTTAGAGGAAGGGTAGGAAGAGGAGATAGGAAATCCTACTGTTTTTTAGTAACCTCGAGGGGAATTGGTGAAGATTCGGTAAAGAGACTAAAGGTTTTAGAGTCAACAAATGACGGATTTAAGATTGCAGAGGCGGACTTTCTCTTTAGGGGGCCAGGTGAAATCTTTGGAACAAGGCAGTCTGGGCTTGGAGACTTCAAAGTAGCAGACCTCAGGAGGGACTACGAAGTCCTAAAGTTGGCAAGGAAAGCAGCTGAGGAGTTAGTATCGAAAAATCCCGAGCTTGAGGGACTCGATAACCTAAGGAAACTGTTGAGTTTAAGGTTCGGTAAAAAGTTTGACCTTGTAGGGGTTGGTTAG
- a CDS encoding polyprenyl synthetase family protein has translation MKIFKPFEVIKEELFKSEEFSRELLSTKVSLVLKAGGYILDSGGKRIRPGLTILSGKLVGAPLERLIPVATVMEYMHTATLLHDDIVDGAKLRRGKPSANDVFGNDVAVLVGDYMFAKAIYVLAVYGGEEVLKVAAKTVQDMSEGELLQLENVGNTDVDEDYYFDVIYRKTASLLSTCCECGALLGNPSDEKRESLRKFGEFIGYAFQLVDDAFDYVSHSERIGKPAGNDIREGKVTYPLLSVWSELSDKEREFIRKVFSEVEPSREEIDRVRKIVLSKGGDRKTFQLAREYVERAKELLKQFPESEYRGALCEVADFIVERTY, from the coding sequence ATGAAGATTTTTAAACCCTTTGAAGTTATAAAGGAAGAGCTCTTTAAGAGTGAGGAGTTTTCAAGGGAGCTCCTTTCAACAAAGGTTTCCCTCGTTTTAAAGGCTGGTGGGTACATTTTAGACAGCGGTGGAAAGAGGATAAGGCCGGGACTTACGATTCTCTCTGGAAAGTTGGTTGGAGCTCCCCTTGAGAGGTTAATTCCCGTTGCAACCGTCATGGAGTACATGCACACTGCAACCCTCCTTCACGATGATATAGTTGATGGAGCAAAGCTTAGGAGGGGAAAGCCTTCTGCAAACGACGTTTTTGGAAACGATGTTGCCGTTTTGGTCGGTGACTACATGTTTGCAAAGGCAATTTACGTACTGGCAGTTTACGGGGGAGAGGAAGTTTTAAAGGTAGCTGCAAAGACCGTTCAGGACATGTCTGAGGGAGAGCTCCTTCAGCTTGAAAATGTTGGAAATACTGATGTTGACGAAGACTACTACTTTGATGTTATATACAGGAAAACGGCTTCTCTGCTTTCCACCTGTTGTGAGTGCGGAGCTCTCTTGGGAAATCCCTCAGACGAGAAGAGGGAATCTCTAAGGAAGTTTGGTGAATTTATAGGTTATGCCTTTCAGTTGGTTGACGATGCATTCGATTACGTTTCCCATTCAGAGAGGATAGGGAAACCTGCAGGAAACGATATTAGAGAGGGGAAAGTTACGTATCCCCTCCTTTCCGTTTGGAGCGAGCTGTCAGATAAGGAAAGGGAGTTTATTAGAAAGGTTTTCTCTGAAGTAGAACCGAGCAGAGAGGAGATAGACAGAGTAAGGAAGATTGTTCTGAGTAAGGGGGGAGACAGGAAAACGTTTCAGCTTGCAAGGGAATACGTTGAGAGGGCAAAGGAGCTCCTAAAACAGTTCCCCGAATCAGAGTACAGGGGAGCTCTCTGTGAGGTTGCCGACTTTATAGTTGAGAGGACCTACTAA
- a CDS encoding sulfide-dependent adenosine diphosphate thiazole synthase, with protein sequence MENLSEVTISQAIISSFMEKLQNHLENDVSIVGGGPSGLVAAYYLAKEGYRVALFERKLSIGGGMWAGAMFFNEIVVQEMGREILDEFGVNYREFKPGYYVADAVEAVTTIASKAVKAGATVFNGVTAEDVVLKRVNSQYRVCGLVINWSTVDMAHLMVDPLVVTSKYVIDATGHDATVVSTLQRKAGIRLDTETGCVVGEKPLWASVGEEDTVKNSREVFPGIFVSGMAANATCGSHRMGPVFGGMLMSGKKVASQISERLKQNEEE encoded by the coding sequence GTGGAAAACTTAAGTGAGGTAACCATTTCTCAGGCAATCATCTCTTCTTTTATGGAAAAGCTCCAAAATCACTTGGAAAATGACGTTTCAATTGTTGGAGGAGGTCCTTCGGGACTCGTTGCTGCCTACTATTTAGCAAAGGAAGGTTACAGGGTAGCCCTCTTTGAGAGAAAGCTCTCAATCGGTGGTGGAATGTGGGCAGGAGCGATGTTTTTCAACGAAATTGTTGTTCAGGAGATGGGAAGGGAAATTCTTGATGAGTTTGGCGTTAACTACAGGGAGTTTAAACCCGGTTACTACGTTGCTGATGCCGTTGAGGCCGTAACAACGATTGCATCAAAGGCAGTAAAGGCTGGAGCAACTGTATTTAACGGTGTAACTGCCGAGGACGTTGTTCTGAAAAGGGTAAACAGCCAGTACAGGGTATGTGGCCTTGTGATAAACTGGAGTACCGTTGATATGGCACACCTGATGGTTGACCCTTTAGTTGTAACCTCAAAGTACGTTATCGATGCAACGGGACACGATGCGACGGTTGTTTCAACCCTCCAGAGAAAGGCTGGGATAAGGTTGGATACAGAAACCGGTTGTGTAGTTGGAGAGAAACCCCTGTGGGCGTCTGTTGGGGAGGAGGATACAGTTAAAAACTCCCGTGAGGTCTTCCCAGGAATATTTGTCAGCGGAATGGCAGCAAATGCAACGTGCGGTTCCCATAGGATGGGTCCCGTTTTCGGAGGAATGTTGATGTCAGGCAAAAAGGTTGCCTCTCAAATATCAGAGAGGCTTAAACAGAATGAGGAGGAGTAA
- a CDS encoding M20 metallopeptidase family protein: MELGEIILKNSEEIKEEVTSWRRHIHMYPELSGREFNTAEFVSNKLREFGVDEVIENFADSTAVVGLIRGKKEGRTVALRADMDALPTEEKTGKPYSSKIKGIMHSCGHDAHTAVLLGAAKLLCNLREHIRGNVKLIFQPCEERHDCKGAKWLVENGVLENPKVSAIFGLHVYPELPTGFVGTRPGPLLASSDVFRVKIKGRSSHASRPHLGIDPVVVASQTITSLHHIVSRYVDPLEPAVLTVGRIKGGFAENVIPDEVSFEGTVRALSNEVRENFPKLIERVLSGVTSAYGGDYEFRFEEGTPPLINDQETTKFALLKMAELLGSERVVVLEKPSMGGEDFSVYLQHVPGTFIRLGTGNEEKGTNYPLHNSRFDIDEDALPVGVAVETYLAVKWLEEGK; this comes from the coding sequence ATGGAATTAGGGGAAATTATTCTGAAGAACTCCGAGGAGATAAAGGAAGAGGTCACATCCTGGAGAAGGCACATCCACATGTACCCGGAGCTCTCAGGAAGGGAGTTTAACACGGCAGAGTTTGTCTCAAACAAGCTTAGAGAGTTCGGGGTCGATGAGGTAATTGAAAACTTTGCAGACTCCACTGCAGTTGTTGGATTAATAAGGGGAAAGAAGGAGGGAAGAACCGTTGCACTTAGGGCGGATATGGATGCCCTACCAACGGAGGAAAAAACGGGAAAGCCTTATTCCTCTAAAATCAAGGGGATTATGCACTCCTGCGGTCACGATGCCCACACTGCAGTTCTCTTGGGGGCTGCAAAGCTCCTGTGTAATCTGAGAGAGCACATAAGGGGAAATGTAAAACTAATCTTCCAGCCCTGTGAGGAGAGGCACGACTGTAAGGGAGCAAAGTGGTTGGTCGAAAACGGGGTTTTGGAAAATCCAAAAGTTTCAGCCATATTTGGCCTACACGTCTATCCGGAGCTCCCAACGGGATTTGTAGGGACAAGGCCTGGGCCTCTCCTTGCCTCCTCTGACGTTTTCAGAGTAAAGATAAAGGGAAGGAGCTCCCATGCTTCCCGCCCCCACTTGGGAATAGACCCTGTAGTTGTTGCATCACAGACGATAACTTCACTCCACCACATCGTCAGCAGGTACGTTGACCCTTTAGAACCGGCAGTTTTAACGGTAGGTAGGATTAAGGGGGGATTTGCAGAGAACGTTATCCCCGACGAGGTTTCCTTTGAGGGAACGGTAAGAGCCCTCTCAAACGAGGTTAGAGAAAACTTCCCAAAACTCATAGAGAGAGTCCTTTCGGGAGTAACATCTGCCTACGGTGGAGATTACGAGTTTAGGTTTGAGGAGGGAACACCTCCCCTAATAAACGACCAGGAGACAACGAAGTTTGCCCTTTTAAAGATGGCAGAACTCTTGGGAAGTGAAAGGGTCGTAGTCCTTGAAAAGCCGTCAATGGGTGGGGAGGACTTTTCCGTTTACCTCCAGCACGTTCCCGGAACGTTCATAAGGCTTGGAACGGGAAACGAAGAGAAGGGAACGAACTATCCACTCCACAACTCAAGGTTTGACATCGATGAGGATGCTCTCCCTGTAGGTGTTGCCGTCGAAACTTACTTGGCAGTTAAGTGGTTGGAGGAAGGAAAATAA